The following nucleotide sequence is from Besnoitia besnoiti strain Bb-Ger1 chromosome Unknown contig00206, whole genome shotgun sequence.
acgatatgaagcggagttacaaaccggttcactggtatggagttatctgggtgcgataattcaatcaaaccaaaagccgtttgtaagaaaattaaaccaattagataggatagacatttagcatcggtcattaacatatgaggatagaaggctactttaagtgcggaatcaatacctgcagggttactagaaccatttaaatgtaaatagaagatgtgtaatacaattagaatgcaacctacaaaaggtaatataaagtgcaatacaaagaatcgttttaatgttacatcagatacatagtatccaccgagtaaccaaggtactaaatatggtattggagaaaggagattagtaatgactgtagcaccccagaaactcatctgtccccatggtagtacataaccgaggaaagcagtggctatagtaagtagatataaaactaaaccagacatccaagcagtagttaaataactatagctggagttatacatacctcgagacatgtgtattaagatacacaagaagacgaaagaagcagttgttgcatgcaacatcctaaattcccatcctgctgctacctctctaactagatgttgaacactagcaaatgcacaagatgcttcagaagtatatcggaacgctaaagtgatacctgtaattatttgggtatacagtatgatcttcttgattattattggtagtgctattccacaagcgacttatatcttatatggtagattagctactatcgtatatcttactaccggattggttctatgcttatactaaatcaatagttataatgactacagcttccaagcaaacatgattaccgtgatattgaaatccaacacttttagctgtcttaagcagtccagtggggtggtggtgtactgcaatcataaagaacttggttgtctgtatctcataaccggagtcatcttcagtattc
It contains:
- a CDS encoding cytochrome b (encoded by transcript BESB_042030) — its product is MIAVHHHPTGLLKTAKSVGFQYHGITLAFRYTSEASCAFASVQHLVREVAAGWEFRMLHATTASFVFLCILIHMSRGMYNSSYSYLTTAWMSGLVLYLLTIATAFLGYVLPWGQMSFWGATVITNLLSPIPYLVPWLLGGYYVSDVTLKRFFVLHFILPFVGCILIVLHIFYLHLNGSSNPAGIDSALKVAFYPHMLMTDAKCLSYLIGLIFLQTAFGLIELSHPDNSIPVNRFVTPLHIVPEWYFLAYYAVLKVIPSKTGLLVFMSSLINLALLSEIRALNTRMLIRQHFMTRNVVSGWVIIWVYSMIFLIIIGSAIPQATYILYETIATYNVIITIHGLAMIFMFLMPAFYVELSHPDNSIPVNRFVTPLHIVPEWYFLAYYAVLKVIPSKTGGLLVFMLSTCQ